The following DNA comes from Cheilinus undulatus linkage group 4, ASM1832078v1, whole genome shotgun sequence.
CCCAACTGACTTCCTTAGACAtgccttcacctcctccaccctgtCCCTAACCAACAAATCATCATCCAGGGGAGGAGGAGCCAAACTGGCACTCAGACCTGAAGGGTAACAGATAAAAGACATGAGGAAAGACATTTGAATTCATTCTTACAGTGCTTAGACACAGGTGTTTTAAGCATACCTCTGCTCTGCTCCTGCTGCAGAGATATATAATATGCATCTCTTGCTCCCCAGCAGACAGACAGTCCAATCAACACCAGTCCATCACTGTCTCTTACTGGAAACCCGTCAACCCTGTCCAGCTTCTGTTGAGCTGCTGGCGCTGCATTAACACAAGAGTGCATACTATGTTAGACTATACTTCCTTAAAAGCCGCCACCAGGGGGATTTCAACCAAATCAATAACAGATGGTAGGTAGAGACTCACTGCTCAGTTCCGACCATCTCTGTGGCTTATTCTTGGATTTAATTGAGGACTTTATTCAATGAAAAACTGCACTCCTTAAGGTATACTTACtaaaccactgtttttgtttcatggatgaatttcaaataagagagaaaagctgttaaatggCCTTAAAGCTGGTTAAAGCTGCTTGCAATCTAAAGAGAAGAATAGGAACACTCTGCAAATTTGGTCCTGCTCAccttgatccaaacaaacttaCTCTGTGCACTCtatttttgaacaaaaataGTTACGCATCAAATTAAACATAAGAAGCTTAGCTACAAGCCTAAAACAAACTATTTTTACCTACACCACATCCAACTCAAAAAGGACTCAAAtcaatgaccacatatcaaagtgGCCGTAGTCAGACACTTCCGCCCCCTATGGGATGGTGCttggtactacagacacaaatATTGTCTCATTTAAAAGCCCAGCCTTTACTGAACATTCTAgacatgtttgtgcagtttccatttgtttcaacagtttcttttagttttttgcagtttcttttagttttttacagtgCAGGATCAACAACTGCCgaggtgcatggtgtgtaaaagacGCCAATGCTCTACTGATTCCATAGCTGTAGAGTTCTGAACGTaatttaagcacaaaaactgtgtggtgAGAGCTCCATgaaatgggttttcatggccgagcagctgcatgcaagcctcacatcatcaagcCTAACGCCAAGCACCAGATGGTGTGGTGGAAAGCACACTGAGACGGGCTATTCATCATCAGCGCCTGACCACATATTGCTCGACAGAAGAAAAGAATGGGTGcaaatttcaacaaaaacactCAACCCTatcaagaagagtggaggctgttatagcaaAACCAAAgaacatgtttttgaaaataatgtcaTTACAGCTACTGTTGGTGTAACAGTCAGGTGGCCaagtacttttgtccatatctCGGAGCCACTGGTCACCACACTAGCAGTGACTCAGAGCCAGGAATGTGTATatgtacacacatacatataaaacacagttttagttattttatacTTAATATTTGCTTTTCAGCACAAAAATTATTTATATTGTGCCATAATATAAATACCATGTTTTACTTAGACAGCAGCAAAGAGTAATCTTCAGTGGATATTTGTGGAAACTTAAATCTGGAACTAGAAAAAAGACTAATTTTGATTGATAAAATTATTTCTGATATACACAGAAAGAGCAAAGATTATAATTGTAGTTGGATATCTGGGTTTAAAAACCAGGGATGTGCATAAAATGTACATATGGGGATATTTAAAGTAGATTATAGGTACAAGTTATGGCTTACTTATTCCACACGTTTTAGAGCatgtgcagttttattttgtgctAAAATTTGCAGTTGAAATGGTTGTTCCTCTTCAAacttttacctcattttgagggtaaaaatctttaatttacttGTCTAGAATGTACAGAAGCCTTCAGTGGAcaaacatgttgattttttgttacattttcaaCACTGACGAATACTCTCTGGTAGTTTTCTCATAATCTTGATTTATTCTTGTCATTAgcttaaaattttaagaaaaaattgttccaaataattgaaataatttgtttttactgGAAAACCACTCCTGTTAACTTAGTTTAAAACACAATAAGTCAAGAGCTTGAGAAAACACTAAATTATCTtatcatgaaaaaagaaaactaataaAATTCATGGATGCATGTCCTTCTAAGCCTTCCTTAAGAAAGCACATATCAGTCGGATGAAGAACTGTATGTGTGTAGTAGAAATTAATCAAATACTAACTCATTACCAGGAACTAACTCAAATCCTCATCCCACTGCTTTTTAACATCACTTCTGGGAGATCCAGTTGAAATGTGTGTCTCTTACCTCTCTTATGTTTCCCTCCTATGCCCCCTTCAGGCTGCTCTCCATGCTCCCTCTTCTCACACGCCAAAGCCAGAGAGAACCGCTCCTTTGTTTTCCACTCAGTGATGAAAGTCTCAAAGAGGCGCCTGTCACTTGCAACGTCTATGATGGAGAAGGCCCCTGAATTACTGGGACAGAGTGAAGCATCCTGGGAGAGCTGCAGAGTAAAGCCTTCATCAATCACAGGCGACTCTGCATCAGAGGGGGGCCTCTGCGGGGGGGAGGATGTGGGAGAAGCTGCGTCTGGTGGAGGGCTGAGATTGTGGTTGGCATGTGGTGGggggtttgtttttgtgtgctgAACAGGTACAGTCTGCACTGTTTTCCCCTGTTTGTGCCACTCACTGGAAGTAGAATTAGGTTGTTTAGAGTTTGCGACAGCTTCTGATAGACGGTCGCTGTCTCCTGGGAGAGATTTGGTACTTTTAGTAATTGATGGTTTCCATATTGATGGTGTTGATTGTTTAAGAGGCTGCACACTGAGAGGCGATTGGACAGATGAGGTGGTCAGTTTGACTTTGGGTGTGACAGGTGGTGTTTCCTGTGTTGGAGGAATAAGATCAGCAGCACAGCCAGGTCTATCTGTCATATTATTTTCCTCTAAAGAATCACTCCCAGCAGCAGCGACCTGCATGTTTGGCTTTGCCATTTTCCTGTCCACCTGAGGTAAATCTCGtacttctgctgtttttgctgcttttaagtGTGTATTACCGGTTGTGTAGCCTGCTGATGTGTTGTTCAAGGGTTGCTCAGACATACTGGGCCAGCGGTCAAAGATCTCTTGTAAAAAAGGGCTGCAGTGAAAAGCGCTTTCAGGTGCATGTTGgacatttgtatgttttgaaaCTGCGTTATCTGACAgtggtgtttttgtttcctctcctttgtttattttccttccatttcccTCTTCTTCATTCATTGTTTCCTCTCTGACATTTGGTTTCTTATGATTATGTGCATTAGtattcagttttgttttagaTATTAGGCCATGATCATTGCTAGCTTGTTGCTTTTCCCGCTCATTTGGAGCTGCAGACCTGGTTTGTGCCAGTATGTGACTTGGTTGTGGTACTGACATCTGTCCCTCATGCAGGTCACCTATATTGTGTTGCTTAGTTTCATCACGACTCTCTTCTTTCACTTTCTGAGCCTTCTCTATGTGTTTCAGAAAGCTCCTTCTCTCCAGGAAGTGTTCACCCACATAAAGCGAGTCGCCCCACTCTGAAAGGTTAAAGGAAGACTCGCCCCATTGGATCGCCTCCTGCTGTTCCGCTTCCTGATTGGCCAGAATTTCGCTGCGTCTTCGCTGCTGGGTTGATGGAAGAGGGAGCTCATCTCTGACCTCCTGGCCTGCTGACTTCAACTCCTCATCGTCTGATTGACTGAGGATCCTTGGCGGGGTCAGGTCAGCCAGCAGAGAGCTGCCATACAGGCTGTCAAACAGGAAGCTGCTGCTTCTGTTAGCGCTCTCAGAAGCTGCCTGATCAGGACAGAGGGCATCATTCTGATCAGCACCATTATCTTCAACTACAtgatcagcagcagcagctgaacCAAGGCCAGGagaaatctgtcaaaacaatTTTATAGTATTAGGTTTTtaatttgcaaatttttcacTGTTAATAAATAACTTAAAGGATGAGGAAAAATATGACCCACCTGTTGGCTGGAGCTAAGGATGAGCTCCATCTGACTGTCTGTGAGAGAAATACTGAATCTGGAGCATGCGTTTACAGGAGCTTCAAACCTGCCATTCTCctcatttgtgtttcttttcatcTCTTCAGTCACTTCTCGTGTTCCCTCCCCTCTTTGATCTGTTCTATCTCCTCTATCTTTTCTGTCTCTTGGTTGGTCAGTCTCCTGAATGATGATCCTTTCTGTCAGAGAGTCCAATTCAAAGCTTTCACCAAAACtatcctctctttttttaacacctTGATCagtttcttcctctctgtcactcCCTGCATACAGTTCAGGAGATGAGAACATCTCCACCTCTTTGCTATCAATCTTCCTACGCTTGGCTTCAGGAGAGGATAAGGGAACTGAAGCAGGAGAGATGAACAAAAGAGAGTCTATTACATCTGCATTGTTTGGTGTTGAAACACTTAAAGGTTTTTCTTGTATGGGGCCTTGAATAGCTGTCAGTACAGGACCTGCTAGCTCTAAATTTTGGACTGTGGAAGATTTTGAATGGGATGTTTGTGCAGCCTCTTGTAGGCTTTTGTCAGTCTGTATGGAGTGAAGCACTTTGCTTAATGCTCTTGAGTGTTTCAGTCTACCAGCCAACCTAGGTGATGCAGGAAATTCTGTGGAGCCATCTCCTTTGGGTGTCACATTATGTCCTTCTTGTACGCTTGCTACTGGAGCTCTGAATCGAGGCGGGGGCATTGGGGAAAAAGAGGGCTGAAGGAGTGGTGTCGCCTGAGGTAAAGGGCTAGATAAAATCTCAGCCAGCTCCTGCGTCAGGCTTCTTGTAGAAACAGGGTGATTTCTTTGGGGACTCTCGTGCAAAGCTGAGTTCATCTCTTcatttgtctccttttctttttgttgtcctctttctgtttccatatcctctgtctctctttccaTTAATACTACTTGTtgtgtttcattgttttctatTGCTTTGCATCTTTTTCCTTGCACGTCACAGCCTGATTGTCTGCTATCTaccttcctttcttcctctcttttacATCCTACTACCTCTTCAGCCACAGTCTTCCTGTCCTCTTGTTTTGCCCCTGCTTTCACTATTTTCCTTTCAGATATCCATGTCTCaggattttctttgtttttctcctctctggtGTCACTTTTCTCTTTACTGTCTTCTTCTTGGTAAGCTTTACTGTTCACCTGTGCTTCATGAGAGTTGATAACTGAAGCAGACGATGTGTCAGAGTCCACACTGTGCCCATCATGGGGGCCGTTCACAGCAGGAGCCCCTGGCGGAAGTGTTGTTGGGTCCCATTGTATTCCCAGCTGTGCCAGGTCTTCCTGAAGGAGGAGCCGTGCCTCAGACACAATCTCCACAGCTGCTTCCTGTTCTGTCAGGGCGCGACCACCAGCGACCCAGACGCAGCGGAGGCTCCGTCTCTCAGCTGCTTCCATCTCGCTCTCATCCACTGCACGCTTTGAGCTGAGGGAGACAGATGGTGATGATGTAGGATTTATACAGGGGTCATGTTTCTGGGAGATTACAGTATAGCTAAGTGTACTTATGCTGTATTTTTATGCTTAGGATTTTTTAATGTGTGCCAGATAATACACATATTTTATGGAgcattttcttaaatttatgtacttttgattgatttttcatAAACTTCTTGAATTGTTTCTTGTTAAAAGATGTTTAACAATCTAACAGGGTAGATGGATACCACATGTGACTATAGAGCCTATTactttattaataaaaacagcatGATGGGGTAGCTATAAAGATTATGACCTGACATGCTTAAACTGAAATCAGAACATCATCCACTTATATAAAGCTGTGGTTTGGATTCAATACACAGGCATTACTCTGTCTGTACTTTTAAATATTCATGCTTCTAAACTAAATGTGCATTTAATTACACTTCATCTGTGGTAACAGTGAAAACATAATCTGTTTGCAAATGCATCAACTTAAAGACTTGGGTCAATCTGGCATTATGGCAACgtatcagtcacacctggctcAGTGTTGCCACCAGAGGTTattccttttcatgttttacagTTTATCTTCATATGTAAATAATCAAATCTAATGCAGAAAGAATACGAGAAACACTTGATACTCCACATTTTCTAATAGCTTTAAAGCAGCATAAATAAACTGGCACTGTATTAAGACCCTTGTTTCTGGTGTTTACATTGTTTTTGATAAGGTGAGGTCAGCTAAGGAAACTTTTAAGCTTTACCTATAAAATGCACAAACTAAGCTCTTATTTAGCTACTGGCCCTCACTTGTAGTAGCCAGTGTGATTTAAAGAGGCTCATATCCTTGTTTACCATCAGCATTCATATTGtaatgaaacacacacacacacacacacacacacacacacacacacctacctCTTAAATGGCACAGCGTTTCTCAAGGCTTTCTCCACATCAGCCACAGTAGCTCTCGCGACTTCAGCCACAGTGCAGAGGCCCTGAGCGTACAGTGCTCTGGCTCTTGTTGCATTCAGGAGGGACACTCTGACAAGGTCAACCAGCTCCCTCTGGACTCCAAAACTCAGCCTGGTCTGGTACTGAGACAGCAGAAGCTCCATGTTGTGCCAGCCAAGGCGCTTACAGAACACTGTTACCATACCTGAAGAGATAACAGATTGACAAACAGCCCTAATAAAAACATTGCTAGTAGCTTGATGCAAGAAACATCTGCACTTTACAATGGTTGATACATCGCTCTAAGAGAAGCATACATGTGCTGAAACTTCAGCTAATGGAGTCAGGGTTGATTATTCTTTAGTCTACCTGACATTAAATTTCTTTACCAGAAACAGCTCATACTTTTTTAATGGAAAGTCTTGTGCTGAAATTATATATACTGCATTTGGAAAGTATTCCAACCCCATTcacccttttttcattttttttttatgttgcagcctgatgctgctgttgaaaaaaaacatttttagtctgaCAAATCTAAACTCAGTATCTTgacatgacaaagtaaaaacctaattttagaaattttgcaaatttatccaaaaacacaacaaaaaaactgaaatatcacactgacataagtattcagaccctttgcacaAACACTTCAAATTTAGCATCAACCTGCaatataacaaaactgaaaaaagtggagGGGTCTGAATAACCTCTTGAAAACGAGATGAATCATCTAAAGGGGCTATCCcttcaataaataaatttactaaatactttatgaatgcactgtatattgtATTTTCTCACATACAAAACTACCTGCATATGTAGAAGCAGACTGCTGGAGAGACTGTAACTGTCCACGGTTGCAGTTGTATTTGGATGCCACAGTTGGCAAAGGAACCTCGTTCACCAGTTCCTGCAGCACCAGGGTGGTGAAAAATCTGCAAGGAAGAAGAcaaatagctaaaaaaaaaagaaaaaaaaagaaaagtcttgTGTGATAAAAACTGATCCGAAACTTTACTTTTCACTTTGCTCAGTCAGTATCAATATTATATTACTCTATTTCAGTCGCTTCGTGATATACTGCTGTTAAGcagcattttacttttttattcttctcCTATGTTTATCATTGGCATCAAAACACTGAAAGACTTAATTCCTCCATATGGTAAGCTTCTTAGCAATATACGTGATTCTTTAtctaaaataatgatttaaaaaaacattaataaagaCCACACATAAAATGTCAAGTTCAATGTCATAACTGggattttgtttatgaataatcTTTGACGATTCATTCATTTAATAGAAAGCTAAATAAATGGTACTTTATACAGTACATATAATAAGCAAATGTAAACATGTGTATCACCTTTTATGGATAGCCATCTGTCTGCGTTGCTTCTCAGTTTTGGCGACAAGCTTGCCACTGACAGATCGTGCAAGAAAACTTTCCTGAATGCCCACCATCTCTGCTACCCGCTTCATAGAAGAAGACAGCTGCTCCCACAGACAGAAGAACTGATACCAGTCTATGGAGGTCCACTCTGCATACAGTGGTGTAATCTGAGGAGTATTAGGACACAAACCGTTACACACTGTGTAAAAAGTGGAAAGCAAAGTTATTAAGAGAGTAATCAAATGAGATAAATGTACCAGGTAAAGAATGTGCAGGTCATTCTCCAGAACAAAGCCCTTCATGGCCCGCTGGAGATCTGCAAATATTCCAAGAGCTTCAGgaggggagagggaggaagaaaggGTGGCAGCACCAAGCTGGGTTGGACAGTACCGCTCCTCTGGGCATACAGAGACATCGGAGGAATTACAGCAGCTTTTAAGATTTAGAAAACTTTATGCACAGTCAAAAGCAGCTTTAAGACATTAGCATATCAACAGCACCAAATCCATTTAAAATAGCAGACAGTAAATATGTTAAAGCACTGAAAGTTACTGCTTTAAACCAACATTTCCCCCATTCATGAACTCTAAACTAAATAAGAAAACATTTCAACCAGTTATAAACTTTATTGCAAAAGACTACATCCTTAAAATTCCAAAAATCCTCATTAAGAAACAGCACAATTAACTGTACCTCGTCCCTCTCTCTGGATACTGATAAATTCATTCTCTATCAGCCATTCCACACTGGCCTCAATAGCTCCTTTGTTGGTCTCTTCATTTGATTCTTTCTTGCTGTCACATTTCATGCTGGCAGCCAGGAGAGAGCAGGAAGCGTATAACTTCACATCATGCGGAGTGCTGGCTACACCTCCAACGATAATCTGCAAGTAGGAATTCATCCTTATACTTTACTTAATGGTCTTTTATATTCTTCAGTAACTAACATAGCGGTCCTACCTCAAGGATGGCTCTCAACATGCTCGTGGTGACGCCCTCTCCCTCCCTTCTCACCAGGCAGCTGCTGATAGGCTGAAGAGAACCTGTAAGGAGGCACACACCTTTCTGTCGCTCTGCCTCCTTACACACCAACACACTCTCTCCTgagaaaagaaatcaaatggtataaaacaaaagcaaaatgttatttttcatgaatgCATCTACTTTTTATCCATAATTTTAATATGACCCATCCTTTCCTCCACACCTGTTGTGTCTACTCCTTTTCTCCCTGCTCTTCCTGCCATCTGTTTGTATGTGAGTGGGTCCAACAGGTGTCCATTGAAGGTGGGGGTTCGAATAATGACTCTTCGAGCCGGGAGGTTGACCCCTGAAGAGAGGGTGGAGGTGGCAGCCAGGACTCTCAGCTTGCCCTGACGAAAAGCTCCCTCCAACACATCCCGTTCATCAAATGTCAAACCTACAGACACAAAAATTCTCATTTATGTACTGAAAACCAAAATTTAAGTTATGTTTGAGGTATGTTGTTGTTAAGAGGTTGTGTGAGTGCGTTCACCAGCATGGTGGAAGGCCACCCCCCATGGCACTGTTCGCTGGAGGATTGGGTCTAAACCAGCTGGAGTTCGTCTCAACTGGGCAATAACATCAACGAGTCCCTCCTGATCCAGAGTTACCGGCTCAGGCTCTGCTTGACCCTGATGATCTGAAAGTATGAGACCAGAATCTAGGATCATGGGAAAACCTTGGCCCAAACCTTCAGAAAGTaaaatttccatatattctagatatactatctcatacaaagtgaaacatttctaggctatttttttatgttaatgattatggcttacagattaTGAAAATCAAAAAGCCACTATCTCACAATATTAGAACACTGTTGAAAACTCAAATTCAGGTTTCcagagccttcattctctcactctggttcagtacacacaaccacaatcattaGGAAGATTGCTGACTTCACAAATGTCGAGAAGACGaccattgacaccctccacaaggagggtaagccacagaaggtcactgctgaaagagcaggctgttctcagaggctgtatcaaagcatattcatggaaagttaactggaagggaaaagtgtggtgaGTAAAGGAGCTCAAGCAACAGGGATAAGTGCAGCCTTCAGCGGATAGTCAAACAAAGCAggttcaagaacttaggggaacTTTGAAagaagtggactgaggctggatcAAGAGccatcacacacagacaggtccaggaaatggactacaagtgtcatGGTCTCAGTGTTGAGCTACAGATGTCCTAAGTGTTTTGCATTTCATATGGAAAACAAGATCCCAGAGTCTGCAGGAGGATcaaagaggcacagaatccaagatgCTTGAAGTCCAGAGTAAAGTTTCCATAGTCATTGATGATTTGGTGCCTTGCCATCTGATGGTGTCAGTACACtgactgtgctttatcaagtccagagtcaacgctgtagTGAtataccaggagattttagagcacttgaTGCTTCCATATGCTGAGAAGCTTCATGGAGATTCTGATTTtccaaaaactgtttttgctgACCATAGCATTACTTTgctttggggtgccatgtcctctgctggtgttggtccactgtgttttctgatgtCCAAAGTCAATGCAGCCATTTATCAGGAGATTTCACATTCAAGCAGGACACACTGCCAAAAGTGCACAAAGCTGGTTAAATGACCGTGATATtcctgtgcttgattggccaacAAACTCACTGGatctgaaccccatagagaatctctgggggaATGTCA
Coding sequences within:
- the polq gene encoding DNA polymerase theta isoform X1 is translated as MSSSDPSLKKKSYMGQHQIKKKRDFLAPDESRYGASSKTRFLSDKTNRPEEMGRDSHMGGGAMFPLGESTLALDEEMLQVLDAVEPMKPVAKPAQPASSSVFAPSQSLKTAADNQRETDRTFKPMGPYRDRHRDSSTLKAVSGHNVNGRRPGWKDDCKDLAQRLLFSEDSGESLQESKNNQGKDVFTKGIVASRRKSSPLSNEEHGKNMNADSPLDASRDYILFSPTRLAAAMKKAKLQQSIQNQSASVLTVPRGLEISALNDTLPQPGAALHAPAEQAEKLLLSSWGLPKPVLERYQKHGVTHMFEWQAQCLTVGRVLQGGNLVYSAPTSAGKTLVSELLILKRVLETKRKALFILPFVSVAKEKMHYLQSVFEEAGVRVEGYMGSTSAAGGFTALDVAVCTIEKANSLVNRLIEEDSIGLLGMVVVDELHMVGDSGRGYLLELLLTKIRFIAQKQKTTESLSEGVQIVGMSATLPNLSLLASWLGAELYQTDYRPVPLQEHLKVGCNFYDKSLSVVRQFTPALHIRGDDEHIVSLCYETVIESRSVLLFCPAKNWCEKLADSIAREFYNLRYTDHQGQAEPEPVTLDQEGLVDVIAQLRRTPAGLDPILQRTVPWGVAFHHAGLTFDERDVLEGAFRQGKLRVLAATSTLSSGVNLPARRVIIRTPTFNGHLLDPLTYKQMAGRAGRKGVDTTGESVLVCKEAERQKGVCLLTGSLQPISSCLVRREGEGVTTSMLRAILEIIVGGVASTPHDVKLYASCSLLAASMKCDSKKESNEETNKGAIEASVEWLIENEFISIQREGREERYCPTQLGAATLSSSLSPPEALGIFADLQRAMKGFVLENDLHILYLITPLYAEWTSIDWYQFFCLWEQLSSSMKRVAEMVGIQESFLARSVSGKLVAKTEKQRRQMAIHKRFFTTLVLQELVNEVPLPTVASKYNCNRGQLQSLQQSASTYAGMVTVFCKRLGWHNMELLLSQYQTRLSFGVQRELVDLVRVSLLNATRARALYAQGLCTVAEVARATVADVEKALRNAVPFKSSKRAVDESEMEAAERRSLRCVWVAGGRALTEQEAAVEIVSEARLLLQEDLAQLGIQWDPTTLPPGAPAVNGPHDGHSVDSDTSSASVINSHEAQVNSKAYQEEDSKEKSDTREEKNKENPETWISERKIVKAGAKQEDRKTVAEEVVGCKREEERKVDSRQSGCDVQGKRCKAIENNETQQVVLMERETEDMETERGQQKEKETNEEMNSALHESPQRNHPVSTRSLTQELAEILSSPLPQATPLLQPSFSPMPPPRFRAPVASVQEGHNVTPKGDGSTEFPASPRLAGRLKHSRALSKVLHSIQTDKSLQEAAQTSHSKSSTVQNLELAGPVLTAIQGPIQEKPLSVSTPNNADVIDSLLFISPASVPLSSPEAKRRKIDSKEVEMFSSPELYAGSDREEETDQGVKKREDSFGESFELDSLTERIIIQETDQPRDRKDRGDRTDQRGEGTREVTEEMKRNTNEENGRFEAPVNACSRFSISLTDSQMELILSSSQQISPGLGSAAAADHVVEDNGADQNDALCPDQAASESANRSSSFLFDSLYGSSLLADLTPPRILSQSDDEELKSAGQEVRDELPLPSTQQRRRSEILANQEAEQQEAIQWGESSFNLSEWGDSLYVGEHFLERRSFLKHIEKAQKVKEESRDETKQHNIGDLHEGQMSVPQPSHILAQTRSAAPNEREKQQASNDHGLISKTKLNTNAHNHKKPNVREETMNEEEGNGRKINKGEETKTPLSDNAVSKHTNVQHAPESAFHCSPFLQEIFDRWPSMSEQPLNNTSAGYTTGNTHLKAAKTAEVRDLPQVDRKMAKPNMQVAAAGSDSLEENNMTDRPGCAADLIPPTQETPPVTPKVKLTTSSVQSPLSVQPLKQSTPSIWKPSITKSTKSLPGDSDRLSEAVANSKQPNSTSSEWHKQGKTVQTVPVQHTKTNPPPHANHNLSPPPDAASPTSSPPQRPPSDAESPVIDEGFTLQLSQDASLCPSNSGAFSIIDVASDRRLFETFITEWKTKERFSLALACEKREHGEQPEGGIGGKHKRAPAAQQKLDRVDGFPVRDSDGLVLIGLSVCWGARDAYYISLQQEQSRGLSASLAPPPLDDDLLVRDRVEEVKACLRKSVGGRGRGVVVTYDIIQVYKTLVLSCGISLKENCEDPKVACWLLDPGSEERTLPNMVTVYCPEELLLLDGLGNPHSHCPRVRAATKSVLVLAVMNHLTGLLEKDGMLDVFRNIEMPSQVCLALLELNGVGFSVEECERQKHVMQAKLTALEAQAYNLAGHTFSLTSIDDIAQVLFLELHLPPNGDVNGAKSKKTLGYTRRGAGRVRLGKQFSTTKDVLEKLRPLHPLPGVILEWRRITNALTKVVFPLQREKQHHPTLNMDRIYPIAQTHTATGRVSFTEPNIQNVPKDFEINMPTVVGESPPSQDSCYTNAKPGKKHSVAPSACCAESGPAFSVSMRHAFVPFPGGMILAADYSQLELRVLAHLSKDKRLLQVLNGGADVFRCIAAEWKSVDPESVNDNLRQQAKQICYGIIYGMGAKSLGEQMGVEENDAACYIESFKARYKGINYFLKETVKNCLKNGYVQTLMGRRRYLPGITSANVHIKAHAERQAVNTTVQGSAADIVKLATVNIQKRLRKTYPNAPLSHQHTNPASSLRRSDLRGAFFVLQLHDELIYETTEEDLIQVAQIVKREMETVMKLYVKLKAKVKVGPSWGNLQDVDI